In Salana multivorans, a single genomic region encodes these proteins:
- a CDS encoding metal-sensitive transcriptional regulator, translating to MTDPTTTAEPPEATAEAAPGHRHGYHDAKDAYARRMRRIEGQIRGIARMIDEDVYCIDILTQVSAATRALQAVAIGLVEDHLGSCVVEAARSSQEEADEKVREASEAVARLIRS from the coding sequence ATGACCGACCCGACCACCACAGCGGAACCACCCGAGGCCACGGCCGAGGCCGCCCCCGGGCACCGCCACGGCTATCACGACGCGAAGGACGCCTACGCGCGCCGGATGCGCCGGATCGAGGGGCAGATCCGCGGCATCGCCCGGATGATCGACGAGGACGTCTACTGCATCGACATCCTCACCCAGGTCTCGGCCGCGACGCGCGCGCTCCAGGCCGTCGCGATCGGCCTCGTCGAGGACCACCTCGGCAGCTGCGTCGTCGAGGCGGCGCGATCCAGCCAGGAGGAGGCGGACGAGAAGGTGCGCGAGGCGTCCGAGGCCGTCGCGCGACTCATCCGCAGCTAG
- a CDS encoding heavy metal translocating P-type ATPase, translated as MTSTHPETGTEPTPVAEVDLAVSGMTCASCVSRVERKLGKVPGATAEVNLALESAHVLLTRPVANAELLKAVESAGYTARVVSRTDLAPAGAGSSHDHHHDAHDADPHAHHADPEHHGHPEHDADPLSGHAHGPGHDPDGDTSAPDPDRGAVLRSRLVVAAILSTPVMLLSMIPPLQFPGWQWVVAVLALPVVTWAAWPFHTAAFRAARHGSSTMDTLVSLGVISASLWSLWALLLGGSGEIGMRMTPTFIPRLSDVGSAHASGHPEMYWEVAAVVVTFLLAGRYAEYRARRSSGDALRSLLELGAKEATLVTPTADGGRTERLVPIGDLRVDDLFLVRPGEKVATDGEVVDGTSAVDTSLLTGEPVPVDVTPGDTVTGATVNTSGALLVRATRVGSDTALAQIGRLVSRAQTGKAPVQRLADRISGVFVPIVIGLSLLTLAVWLVLGATNGGGLTTGEIQAAFTAAVAVLIIACPCALGLATPTALLVGTGRGAQLGILIKGPEILEATRRVDVAVLDKTGTVTQGAMTLGEVVAGPGTAREQVLAVAAAVEGPSEHPIARAVVAGADGLTTPAVTDFRGEAGFGVRARVTLDGATVPVVVGRPGWVAEQVTLPRAVSDAVGPLEATGATTVVVAWGADDAGAPAGSGVLSVTDAIKPTSARAVEELRALGITPLLLTGDQEAAARAVAAQVGIEDVVAGVLPEGKVTEIERLQREGRVVAMVGDGVNDAAALAQSDLGLAMGSGTDVAIEASDITLVRGDLRSVPQAIRLSRATLRIIKQNLFWAFAYNVLAIPLAALGLLNPMIAGAAMALSSVIVVTNSLRLRTTT; from the coding sequence ATGACCAGCACCCACCCCGAGACCGGGACCGAGCCGACGCCCGTCGCCGAGGTCGACCTCGCCGTCAGCGGCATGACCTGCGCGAGCTGCGTCAGCCGCGTCGAGCGCAAGCTGGGCAAGGTGCCGGGGGCGACGGCGGAGGTCAACCTCGCCCTGGAGAGCGCGCACGTGCTGCTCACCCGGCCGGTCGCGAACGCCGAGCTGCTCAAGGCGGTCGAGAGCGCCGGCTACACCGCGCGCGTCGTGTCCCGCACCGATCTCGCCCCGGCCGGCGCCGGGTCGTCGCACGACCACCACCACGACGCGCACGACGCCGACCCCCACGCGCACCACGCCGACCCCGAGCACCACGGACACCCGGAGCACGACGCCGACCCGCTCTCCGGCCACGCCCACGGCCCCGGGCACGATCCCGACGGCGACACCTCGGCGCCCGACCCCGACCGCGGCGCGGTGCTCCGCAGCCGCCTCGTCGTCGCCGCGATCCTGTCGACCCCGGTGATGCTCCTCTCGATGATCCCTCCGCTGCAGTTCCCGGGCTGGCAGTGGGTCGTCGCGGTCCTCGCCCTCCCGGTCGTCACGTGGGCGGCGTGGCCGTTCCACACGGCCGCGTTCCGCGCCGCGCGCCACGGCTCCTCGACGATGGACACGCTCGTCTCGCTCGGCGTCATCTCCGCGTCGCTGTGGTCGCTGTGGGCGCTCCTGCTGGGCGGCAGCGGCGAGATCGGCATGCGGATGACGCCGACGTTCATCCCGCGCCTGTCCGACGTCGGCTCGGCCCACGCGAGCGGTCACCCCGAGATGTACTGGGAGGTCGCGGCCGTCGTCGTCACCTTCCTGCTCGCGGGGCGCTACGCCGAGTACCGGGCCCGCCGCTCGTCCGGCGACGCCCTGCGCAGCCTGCTCGAGCTGGGCGCGAAGGAGGCGACGCTGGTCACGCCCACGGCGGACGGCGGCCGCACGGAGCGGCTCGTCCCGATCGGCGACCTCCGGGTCGACGACCTGTTCCTGGTCCGGCCGGGCGAGAAGGTGGCGACGGACGGCGAGGTCGTCGACGGCACGTCCGCCGTCGACACGTCGCTGCTGACGGGCGAGCCCGTCCCCGTCGACGTCACCCCGGGCGACACCGTCACCGGTGCGACCGTCAACACCTCGGGCGCCCTGCTGGTGCGCGCGACGCGGGTCGGGTCGGACACGGCGCTCGCCCAGATCGGCCGGCTCGTCTCGCGCGCGCAGACCGGCAAGGCCCCGGTCCAGCGCCTCGCCGACCGCATCTCGGGCGTGTTCGTCCCGATCGTCATCGGCCTCTCGCTGCTGACGCTGGCCGTCTGGCTCGTGCTCGGCGCGACCAACGGCGGCGGCCTCACCACCGGCGAGATCCAGGCCGCGTTCACGGCCGCTGTCGCCGTCCTCATCATCGCCTGCCCCTGCGCGCTCGGGCTCGCGACGCCGACCGCGCTGCTCGTCGGCACGGGCCGCGGCGCCCAGCTCGGCATCCTCATCAAGGGCCCGGAGATCCTCGAGGCCACGCGCCGCGTCGACGTCGCCGTCCTCGACAAGACCGGAACGGTCACGCAGGGGGCCATGACACTGGGCGAGGTCGTGGCCGGCCCCGGCACGGCGCGCGAGCAGGTCCTCGCCGTCGCGGCGGCGGTGGAAGGCCCCTCCGAGCACCCGATCGCGCGGGCCGTGGTCGCCGGCGCCGACGGGCTCACCACGCCCGCGGTCACCGACTTCCGCGGCGAGGCCGGCTTCGGCGTCCGCGCGCGGGTGACGCTCGACGGCGCCACCGTCCCCGTCGTCGTCGGCCGGCCCGGCTGGGTGGCCGAGCAGGTGACGCTGCCGCGCGCGGTGAGCGACGCGGTCGGTCCGCTGGAGGCGACGGGCGCGACGACGGTCGTCGTCGCGTGGGGGGCCGACGACGCGGGCGCACCGGCGGGCTCGGGCGTCCTCTCGGTGACCGACGCGATCAAGCCGACGAGCGCGCGGGCCGTCGAGGAGCTGCGGGCCCTCGGCATCACCCCGCTCCTCCTCACCGGTGACCAGGAGGCCGCGGCACGCGCGGTGGCCGCCCAGGTCGGCATCGAGGACGTCGTGGCCGGCGTCCTGCCCGAGGGCAAGGTGACCGAGATCGAGCGGCTGCAGCGGGAGGGCCGCGTCGTCGCCATGGTGGGTGACGGCGTCAATGACGCCGCCGCCCTTGCCCAGTCCGATCTCGGGCTCGCGATGGGCTCGGGCACGGACGTGGCCATCGAGGCCAGCGACATCACGCTGGTGCGCGGCGACCTGCGCAGCGTCCCGCAGGCGATCCGGCTCTCCCGCGCCACGCTGCGGATCATCAAGCAGAACCTGTTCTGGGCGTTCGCCTACAACGTGCTGGCGATCCCGCTGGCGGCGCTCGGCCTGCTCAACCCGATGATCGCCGGCGCCGCGATGGCGCTCAGCTCGGTCATCGTCGTGACGAACTCGCTGCGCCTGCGCACCACGACCTGA
- a CDS encoding DUF2330 domain-containing protein has product MTPQPRADRPARRLRRVAAATVLAVGGIGVAVPAAAVDPIATAGALDVVDQTTVVSWVDGVERLLVDVRAVGQLESGAQSMLILATPTTPTITEGSREVITAVAAASAPEEVVEERWWPDLESFGGSSDEAAAAREAVYPIAPDGIGAYPAESADSWISWLSERGYQLADQDVSLIQRYAGAGWAISVVQVEMPAGTVNGGPPPIDVSFASETPVVPMVLASTGSQSLTYTSYVLAAERMDRSDPLRGNSTLLFSGPVTARQYPELSDWLEPFGGSAVLTKSVQTFPSPSRITEDLTFSVSTYGPFDAGTETKVVDRIILGLPAGLMLVAGGMLLLAILGIVLSQILQRRYR; this is encoded by the coding sequence ATGACGCCTCAGCCCCGTGCCGACCGCCCCGCGCGCCGCCTGCGTCGAGTCGCCGCAGCCACAGTGCTCGCGGTCGGCGGGATCGGGGTCGCGGTTCCGGCCGCCGCCGTCGACCCGATCGCCACCGCAGGCGCGCTCGACGTCGTCGACCAGACCACCGTCGTCTCCTGGGTCGACGGCGTCGAGCGCCTGCTCGTCGACGTCCGCGCCGTCGGCCAGCTGGAGTCGGGCGCGCAGTCGATGCTGATCCTCGCGACGCCGACCACGCCGACGATCACCGAGGGCTCGCGAGAGGTCATCACGGCCGTCGCCGCCGCCTCGGCCCCGGAGGAGGTCGTCGAGGAGCGGTGGTGGCCGGACCTGGAGTCGTTCGGCGGGTCCAGCGACGAGGCGGCGGCTGCGCGCGAGGCCGTCTACCCCATCGCTCCTGACGGCATCGGTGCCTACCCGGCCGAGTCGGCCGACTCGTGGATCTCCTGGCTGTCCGAGCGCGGGTACCAGCTCGCCGACCAGGACGTCTCGCTCATCCAGCGCTATGCCGGTGCCGGCTGGGCGATCTCGGTCGTGCAGGTGGAGATGCCCGCGGGGACCGTCAACGGCGGCCCGCCCCCGATCGACGTCAGCTTCGCGTCCGAGACGCCCGTCGTCCCGATGGTGCTCGCGTCGACCGGCTCGCAGTCGCTCACCTACACCTCCTACGTTCTCGCCGCCGAGCGGATGGACCGCTCGGACCCGCTGCGCGGCAACTCCACCCTCCTGTTCTCGGGTCCGGTGACGGCGCGGCAGTACCCGGAGCTGTCCGACTGGCTCGAGCCGTTCGGCGGCAGCGCCGTGCTCACGAAGTCGGTCCAGACCTTCCCGAGCCCGAGTCGGATCACCGAGGACCTGACGTTCTCGGTCTCGACCTACGGGCCGTTCGACGCCGGGACCGAGACGAAGGTCGTCGACCGCATCATCCTCGGCCTGCCCGCCGGACTCATGCTCGTGGCCGGCGGCATGCTGCTGCTCGCGATCCTCGGCATCGTGCTCTCCCAGATCCTCCAGCGCCGCTACCGCTAG
- a CDS encoding heavy-metal-associated domain-containing protein: MSTITTVDVTGMTCGHCVSAVTQELEALDGVGNVTVNLDAGGTSHVTVFSDGPLAEDAVRGAIDEAGYDVAGLSTRGAAEEFNRLADVRDEVAGVGPQAVEIVSKDEATASQPAGEAGGCGCGGCGCGA, translated from the coding sequence ATGAGCACCATCACCACCGTCGACGTCACCGGCATGACCTGCGGCCACTGCGTCAGCGCCGTCACCCAGGAGCTCGAGGCGCTCGACGGCGTCGGCAACGTCACCGTCAACCTCGACGCGGGTGGCACGTCGCACGTCACGGTCTTCTCCGACGGCCCGCTGGCCGAGGACGCCGTCCGCGGCGCGATCGACGAGGCCGGCTACGACGTCGCGGGGCTGAGCACGCGCGGCGCCGCCGAGGAGTTCAACCGGCTCGCCGACGTCCGCGACGAGGTCGCCGGCGTCGGCCCGCAGGCCGTCGAGATCGTCTCGAAGGACGAGGCCACCGCGTCCCAGCCCGCCGGCGAGGCCGGCGGCTGCGGGTGCGGCGGGTGCGGCTGCGGGGCCTGA